A single window of Methanoculleus oceani DNA harbors:
- a CDS encoding LL-diaminopimelate aminotransferase: protein MYSRRMDHLPPYLFARIDEMKEEKRRQGVDVIDLGVGDPDLPTPPHIVEALCTAARDEKNHHYPSYTGMLAYREAVAHWYRGRFGVDLDPKKETLALIGSKEGIAHIAEAFVNPGEVVLAADPGYPVYKTSTLFAEGKVHELPIRAENDFLPVLEDIPADVVKQAKLIFINYPNNPTAATAPLSFFEEVVEFAREHNIVVVHDNAYSEITFDGYRAPSFLEADGAMEVGIEMHSLSKTYNMTGWRIGMACGNPGIIAGLGRVKTNVDSGAFDAIQHAAIAALTGPQDCVQQACSIYQERRDVLVRGLSEIGLDVTAPKATFYVWAPVDDCMAFAARLLDSAGIVATPGVGFGRNGEGFVRFAITRSVERINEAVDRMRGLGL, encoded by the coding sequence ATGTACTCGAGACGGATGGATCACCTTCCCCCTTACCTTTTTGCGCGCATTGACGAGATGAAAGAGGAGAAACGGCGCCAGGGTGTCGATGTCATCGACCTCGGGGTCGGCGACCCCGACCTCCCCACCCCCCCGCATATCGTGGAGGCCCTCTGCACCGCGGCCCGCGACGAAAAGAACCACCACTACCCCTCCTACACCGGCATGCTCGCTTACCGCGAGGCGGTGGCCCACTGGTACCGGGGCAGGTTCGGGGTCGACCTGGACCCGAAGAAGGAGACGCTCGCGCTCATCGGGTCCAAGGAAGGCATCGCGCACATCGCCGAGGCATTCGTCAACCCGGGAGAGGTCGTCCTCGCCGCCGACCCCGGCTACCCCGTCTACAAGACTTCAACGCTCTTTGCCGAAGGAAAGGTCCACGAACTGCCTATCCGGGCGGAGAACGACTTCCTCCCGGTCCTCGAGGACATCCCCGCCGACGTCGTGAAGCAGGCGAAGTTGATCTTCATCAATTACCCGAACAACCCCACGGCCGCGACGGCGCCCCTCTCGTTCTTCGAGGAGGTCGTCGAGTTCGCGCGGGAGCACAACATCGTCGTCGTCCACGACAACGCCTACTCCGAGATCACCTTCGACGGCTACCGGGCGCCCTCGTTCCTCGAGGCGGACGGCGCTATGGAGGTCGGGATCGAGATGCACTCGCTCTCGAAGACCTACAACATGACCGGATGGCGAATCGGCATGGCCTGCGGGAACCCCGGGATCATCGCCGGGCTCGGCCGGGTCAAGACCAACGTCGACTCGGGCGCGTTCGACGCCATCCAGCACGCCGCTATCGCCGCGCTCACCGGACCGCAGGACTGCGTGCAGCAGGCCTGCTCGATCTACCAGGAGCGCCGGGACGTGCTCGTCCGGGGTCTCTCGGAGATCGGTCTTGACGTCACGGCCCCGAAGGCCACCTTCTACGTCTGGGCGCCTGTCGACGACTGCATGGCGTTTGCCGCACGGCTCCTTGATTCGGCCGGGATCGTCGCGACTCCCGGAGTCGGCTTCGGCAGGAACGGCGAGGGGTTCGTCCGGTTCGCGATCACCCGGTCGGTCGAGCGGATCAACGAGGCAGTGGACCGGATGCGGGGGCTCGGCCTGTGA